TGATGAACTTCGACGGGTCGGGCAGCGCCCCCGCGCCGACCAGGTGGGCCCAGAGCTGCCGGCTCACCTGGAACTGCTCGTTGATGCTGATCGCCTTGGCGGGGTCGACGGAGCCGTCTGCCTGCTCGGGCATGTAGTTCAGCTCGCAGAGCGCCGCGTGCCCCGTGCCCGCGTTGTTCCACGGGTTGGAGCTCTCCTGCGCGACCTCGCCGAGTCGCTCGAGCACGAGGATCGACCAGTCGGGCTGCAGTTCCCGGATGAGGGTGGCGAGGGTGGCGCTCATGATGCCCCCGCCGATCAGCACGACGTCGACGGTCTCCTCGGATTGCACGACGGACAGTCTAGTGAGCGGCGGCTCACGGCCCGAATCGTGGGGTGGATGATACGCAGGCACGGCGAGCCGCCCGGGCTTCGGTAGCATCGGATGCGACGTTGGATACCATCACTCGCCAATGCAGGGAGGCGCATGCGCATCTCGGAGCTCGCCGCCGCGACCGGCGTCGCCGTCGCGACGCTCAAGTACTACCTGCGCGAGGGCCTGCTGCACGCCGGCGAGGCCCGCGGGGCGACCCAGGCCGACTACGACGCGACGCACGTGCGGCGGGTGCGGCTGATCCGCGCGCTCACGGGCTCCGTCGGGCTCAGCCTGCAGCAGGCGCGGGCGATCCTCGACCTGGTCGACGAGCCGGGCGACGACCTCTACGAGACCCTCGGCAGCGCGGTCTCGGCGCTCCCCCCGCCCACGGCCGAGCCGGACCCGTCCGAGCCGGACCCCCTCCCGCATGCGCGGGCCGCGATGGAACGGCTCGGCTGGCGGGTGCACCCGACGTACGCGGGAATGGCGCAGCTCGATCGGGCGCTGGCCGCCGCGTCCGATGCGGGCCTGCCGATGACCGACGAGCGGTTGGACGCGTACGGGCGCGCGATGCACGACATCGCCGGGTTCGACCTCGAGCGGCTGCCCGGCGACGACCCCGCCGCATCCGTCGAGTACACCGTGCTCGGCACCGCGCTCTACGAGCCCGTGGTGCTCGCGCTGCGCAGGCTCGCGCACCACGAGATCGCGGGGCGGATGCTGCACCCCGACGCCGACTGACGGATCGGTCGCGCGCCGGCGAGGCCGTCAGGCGCCGGCGGGCACCGCCCGGCGGGCCGCGATGAGCTCGGCGATCTGCACCGCGTTCAGCGCCGCGCCCTTGCGCAGGTTGTCGTTCGAGATGAACAGCAGCAGGCCCTTGCCGTCGACCGCGGACTGGTCCTGGCGGATGCGTCCCACGTACGACGGGTCGTTGCCGGCGGCCTCGAGCGGCGTCGGCACGTCGGAGAGTGCGACGCCCGGGGCATCCGCCAGCAGTTCACGCGCACGGTCGGGCGTGATCGGGTTGGCGAACTCGGCCGCGATCGAGAGCGAGTGCCCGGTGAAGACCGGCACGCGCACGCAGGTGCCCGCGACGCGCAGGCCCGGCAGCTCGAGGATCTTGCGGCTCTCGTTGCGGAGCTTCTTCTCCTCGTCGGTCTCCTCGTCGCCGTCGTCGACGATCGAGCCGGCGAGCGGCACGACGTCGAACGCGATCGGCTTCGGGAACTTCACCGGCTCGGGCATCGTGACGGCGGCGCCGTCGTGCACGAGGCCGATGGTGTCCTGCTCGATGGCGGCGCGCGACTGCTCGAGCAGCTCCTCGCCGCCCGCGAGGCCCGCACCCGACACGGCCTGGTAGGTCGAGACGACCATGCGCTCGAGGCCCGCGGCCTCGTGCAGCACCTTCATGACCGGCATCGCGGCCATGGTGGTGCAGTTGGGGTTGGCGATGATGCCCTTGCGCGCCTCGTCGATGGCGTGCGGGTTGACCTCGCTCACGACGAGCGGCACGTCGGGGTCCATGCGCCAGCCGGACGAGTTGTCGACGACCGTGACGCCGGCCTCGGCGAACCGGGGCGCCTGCGCCTTCGAGAGGGTCGCGCCGGCGGAGAAGATGGCGATGTCGAGGCCGGTCGGGTCGGCGGTCGCGGCGTCCTCGACCACGATGTCCTCGCCGCGGAACGGCAGGGTCGTGCCGGCCGAGCGCGCCGAGGCGAAGTAGCGGATGGACGCGACCGGGAAGTCGCGCTCCTCGAGCAGGCGTCGCACGACCGCGCCGACCTGGCCGGTCGCGCCGACGACGCCGATGTGGACTGCGTTGCTGTCACCCATGTCTGGCCTTCCTCCGATGCCCCGGATCGGCATCACGACACCCCAGTCTGCACGACGTTGCTGGGCGCCCCGTACGTATTACGGTCTCCGTGCGCGAGCGTGGCGGGATTCCGTCGATCACCGGCAGTCCGCGACGGATGCCGCGTGCCGGTCGCCTCGCCTAGCGGCCCGTGCCGGCGTAGACGACCGCCTCGATCTCGTTGTCGAGGCCGAACGCGGTGTGCACCGCGCGTGCCGCCTCGTTCACCATGTCGGCGCGCGTGACGACCGAGACGCGGATCTCGCTGGTCGAGATCATCTCGATGTTGATGCCCGAGTCGTAGAGCGCCTCGAAGAGCTTCGCCGAGACGCCCGAGTTCGTGCGCATGCCGGCGCCGACGAGGGCGAGCTTGCCGATCTGGTCGTCGTACTGGAGGCTCTCGAAGCCGAGCTCGGACTGCTCGTTGCGCAGCGCGGTGAGCGCGCCCTGGCCCTCGGGCTTGGGCAGCGTGAACGAGATGTCGGTGCGGCCGGTCGCGGCGGCCGACACGTTCTGCACGATCATGTCCACGTTGGCGTTGGTCTTGGCGACGATGCGGAAGATCTTCGCGGCGGCGCCGGGCACGTCGGGCACGCCGACGACGGTGATCTTGGCCTCGCTCAGGTCGGTGGCGACGCCGGAGATGATGGGCTGTTCCATGGTTTCCCCTTCGGGCAGGCTCGTCGGGTCGTAGACGATGGTGCCCTCGTTGTTGCTGAACGACGACCGCACGTGCAGGGTCACGCCGTGGCGGCGCGCGTACTCGACCGCGCGGATGTGCAGGACCTTGGCGCCGGAGGCCGCGAGCTCGAGCATCTCCTCGCTGGTGATGCGGTCGATCTTGCGCGCGAGCGGCACGACGCGGGGGTCGGAGGTGAAGATGCCGTCGACGTCGGTGTAGATCTCGCAGACGTCGGCGCTCAGCGCTGCGGCGAGCGCGACGGCGGTCGTGTCGGAGCCGCCGCGGCCGAGCGTCGTGATGTCCTTGGTGTCGCGGCTGAAGCCCTGGAAGCCGGCGACGATGACGATCGCGCCGTCGTCGAGGGCCTCGCGCAGGCGCACCGGGGTCACGTCGACGATGCGGGCGGCGCCGTGCGTGGCATCCGTGATCATGCCGGCCTGGCTGCCCGTGAACGACCGAGCGTCGTAGCCCATCGCCTTGATCGCCATGGCGAGCAGCGCCATCGAGATGCGCTCGCCCGCGGTCAGCAGCATGTCGAGCTCGCGCGGCGCCTGGATCGGCGTGACCTCGTTCGCGAGGTCGATCAGCTCGTCGGTCGTGTCGCCCATCGCGGACACGGCCACGACGACGTCGTTGCCGGCCTTGCGCGTCTCGACGATGCGCTTCGCCACGCGCTTGATGCTCTGCGCGTCGGCGACGGACGACCCGCCGTACTTCTGCACGATCAGGCTCACGGTGCTGGTACTCCCGGGTGGATTGCGAGGGCGGGATTCGCCGCGACCATCATACGTGCGGCCCGATGCGCCCCCGGCCATGTGACGCCTGCCCCTGCGCGCTCCCAGACCCGTCGAAAGGCTGCGTTCTCAGCCGCGAGAGCGCAGCCGTTCGACGGGTCTCGTGCCGTGCCGTTGCCGACGGGAGTGTTAGTGACTAACATTTGCGGAATGAGCGAGCGGATGCCCCTGAGGGCGACGAATGCGGGCGGGCGACGCGCCCGCACCCGGCAGCGCCTCATGGACGCCGCGCTCGAGCTGTTCGAGCGCCAGGGCTACGACGCGACGACGGCCGCGCAGATCGCCGCGGCGGCGGGCGTGAGCGAGATGACCTTCTTCCGGCACTTCGCGTCGAAGGAGCGCGCGCTCGTCGACGACCCGTACGACCCGGTCATCGCGCGCCAGGTCGCGGAGGCACCCGGCCATCTCCCCCCGCTCGTGCGCGCCACGACCGGGGTGCGCGTCGCATGGAGCGCGCTGCCCGAGCCCGAGACCGACGAGGTGCGGCGGCGCCTGCGCATCGCGGCGCGGACGCCCAGCCTGCAGGCGGCGATGCGCGGCAACGCCGTCGCCACCGAGGACGCGATCGTCGAGGCGCTCTGCACCCCGGCCGACGGGCCCGGAACGGACCCGGCCGTCGCGAGGATCGCGGCCGCCGCGGTGATGGCGGCGCTGCTCGCGTCGCTGCTGGCCTGGGCCGACGCCGACGAGGGCGGGCTCGGCGAGGCGGTGCTCGGTGCGCTCGACGTGCTCGAGCAGCGACCGGAGGCTCGACGATGAGTGCGGCGATCGAGGCCCGGGCCGTGCACCGCGCCTATCGCGGCGGAGCCGGGGTGCACGGGGTAGACCTCGCCGTGCAGCCGGGCGAGATCCACGCGCTGGTCGGGCTGAACGGCGCGGGCAAGACCACGCTCATGCGGCTGCTGCTCGGGATGCTCCGTCCCGATCGTGGCGAGGTGCGGCTGTTCGGCGAGCCGCTGCCCCGGGCCCCGCGAGACGATTGGGCGCGAGTGGGCCACCTCGTCGAGACGCCCCCGACGTATCCCGAACTCACTGCACGGGCGAACCTCGAGGTCGCAGCGCGCCTGCGGGCCGTGCCGCGGTCGCGCGTGGCGGGCGCGGTCGACGCGGCGATCGCGGAGCTGCGGCTGGAGCCCTACGCCGACGTGGCGGCACGGCGCCTGTCGCTCGGAAACCGCCAGCGCGTGGGCCTCGCGGCCGCGCTGCAGCACGACCCGGACGCCATCGTGCTCGACGAGCCGGGCAACGGACTCGACCCGTCGGGCGTGCTGCTGCTGCGCTCGGCGCTGCGGCGGCGGGCGGATTCCGGGGCGGGCATCCTCGTGTCGAGCCACCACCTCGACGAGGTCGCCCGTGTCGCCGACCGCATCTCGGTCATGAATGCGGGGCGCATCATCGGGCGGATGCAGCCGGGCGGCCGCGATCCGGAGCGGGAGTTCTTCGAGCTGGTGCTCGCCGACGACGTGGAGCGTGCGTCGTGATCGCGGTCGCGATCGGTGTCGAGGTGCGCAAGGCCCTCGCGTCGCGCGTGCTGCGGTGGACGACCCTGCTGCTCGTCGCGGGCGTCGCCCTCATCGTGGGCGGCATGACGCTGGCCGTGCGCGCGGGCGATACGCAGGTGGTCGCGAAGCTCGGCGTCGTCGCCGAGCTCGAGGGCTGGGCGGCCGTGTCGGCGATGGCCGCGCAGGTGACGAGCGCCGGGGCGCTGGTCGCGATGGGCGTCGCGCTCAGCTGGCTGTTCGGCCGCGAGTTCGCCGAGGGCACGGTGGCCGCGCTGTTCGCCCTGCCCGTGTCGCGGGCGGCGGTCGCGGTGGCGAAGCTGGTGGTCTTCCTCTCCTGGGTGGCGGCGACCGCGGTCGTGCTCGGGGTGGCGGTCTGGGTGGTCGGCGCGGTCTCGGGTGCCGGCGCGCTCGACGAGGCATCCGCCGCCGCCCTTGGC
This portion of the Agromyces rhizosphaerae genome encodes:
- a CDS encoding TetR/AcrR family transcriptional regulator — its product is MSERMPLRATNAGGRRARTRQRLMDAALELFERQGYDATTAAQIAAAAGVSEMTFFRHFASKERALVDDPYDPVIARQVAEAPGHLPPLVRATTGVRVAWSALPEPETDEVRRRLRIAARTPSLQAAMRGNAVATEDAIVEALCTPADGPGTDPAVARIAAAAVMAALLASLLAWADADEGGLGEAVLGALDVLEQRPEARR
- a CDS encoding MerR family transcriptional regulator; this translates as MRISELAAATGVAVATLKYYLREGLLHAGEARGATQADYDATHVRRVRLIRALTGSVGLSLQQARAILDLVDEPGDDLYETLGSAVSALPPPTAEPDPSEPDPLPHARAAMERLGWRVHPTYAGMAQLDRALAAASDAGLPMTDERLDAYGRAMHDIAGFDLERLPGDDPAASVEYTVLGTALYEPVVLALRRLAHHEIAGRMLHPDAD
- a CDS encoding aspartate-semialdehyde dehydrogenase codes for the protein MGDSNAVHIGVVGATGQVGAVVRRLLEERDFPVASIRYFASARSAGTTLPFRGEDIVVEDAATADPTGLDIAIFSAGATLSKAQAPRFAEAGVTVVDNSSGWRMDPDVPLVVSEVNPHAIDEARKGIIANPNCTTMAAMPVMKVLHEAAGLERMVVSTYQAVSGAGLAGGEELLEQSRAAIEQDTIGLVHDGAAVTMPEPVKFPKPIAFDVVPLAGSIVDDGDEETDEEKKLRNESRKILELPGLRVAGTCVRVPVFTGHSLSIAAEFANPITPDRARELLADAPGVALSDVPTPLEAAGNDPSYVGRIRQDQSAVDGKGLLLFISNDNLRKGAALNAVQIAELIAARRAVPAGA
- a CDS encoding ABC transporter permease, with product MIAVAIGVEVRKALASRVLRWTTLLLVAGVALIVGGMTLAVRAGDTQVVAKLGVVAELEGWAAVSAMAAQVTSAGALVAMGVALSWLFGREFAEGTVAALFALPVSRAAVAVAKLVVFLSWVAATAVVLGVAVWVVGAVSGAGALDEASAAALGRQLLLGLLTGCIATPAAWAATLGRGLLPGIATTIGIVVVSQVMAVAGVGAWFPFTAPALWAIEPGTVSAGQLALVAIVPLAAAALTALAWHRLQLDR
- a CDS encoding ABC transporter ATP-binding protein gives rise to the protein MSAAIEARAVHRAYRGGAGVHGVDLAVQPGEIHALVGLNGAGKTTLMRLLLGMLRPDRGEVRLFGEPLPRAPRDDWARVGHLVETPPTYPELTARANLEVAARLRAVPRSRVAGAVDAAIAELRLEPYADVAARRLSLGNRQRVGLAAALQHDPDAIVLDEPGNGLDPSGVLLLRSALRRRADSGAGILVSSHHLDEVARVADRISVMNAGRIIGRMQPGGRDPEREFFELVLADDVERAS
- a CDS encoding aspartate kinase, giving the protein MSLIVQKYGGSSVADAQSIKRVAKRIVETRKAGNDVVVAVSAMGDTTDELIDLANEVTPIQAPRELDMLLTAGERISMALLAMAIKAMGYDARSFTGSQAGMITDATHGAARIVDVTPVRLREALDDGAIVIVAGFQGFSRDTKDITTLGRGGSDTTAVALAAALSADVCEIYTDVDGIFTSDPRVVPLARKIDRITSEEMLELAASGAKVLHIRAVEYARRHGVTLHVRSSFSNNEGTIVYDPTSLPEGETMEQPIISGVATDLSEAKITVVGVPDVPGAAAKIFRIVAKTNANVDMIVQNVSAAATGRTDISFTLPKPEGQGALTALRNEQSELGFESLQYDDQIGKLALVGAGMRTNSGVSAKLFEALYDSGINIEMISTSEIRVSVVTRADMVNEAARAVHTAFGLDNEIEAVVYAGTGR